A single genomic interval of Lacrimispora sphenoides JCM 1415 harbors:
- a CDS encoding amino acid ABC transporter permease produces the protein MWEKLRDDFYQNFIVDDRWKYITGGLQNTLKITFFAVLIGIVLGFLVAIIRSTYENTHKLKLLNAVCSVYLTVIRGTPVVVQLMIMYFVIFASTDPGQVPTAILAFGINSGAYVAEIFRSGISSIEKGQFEAGRSLGFNYAQTMWFIVMPQAFKNVVPTLANEFIVLLKETSVAGYIGLQDLTKGGDIIKSRTYSAFMPLIAVAVIYLVMVMVFSYLVKLLERRLHRSEH, from the coding sequence ATGTGGGAAAAGCTAAGAGATGATTTTTATCAGAATTTTATCGTAGATGACCGTTGGAAATACATTACCGGCGGCCTGCAAAACACGTTAAAAATCACGTTTTTTGCAGTTTTAATCGGTATTGTGCTGGGATTTCTGGTTGCAATCATACGTTCAACCTATGAAAATACCCATAAGCTGAAACTATTAAATGCGGTTTGCAGCGTTTATCTGACGGTGATCCGCGGGACACCGGTGGTTGTACAGTTGATGATCATGTATTTTGTCATCTTTGCATCCACGGATCCGGGCCAGGTGCCAACAGCGATTCTGGCATTTGGAATCAACTCTGGCGCCTATGTGGCAGAAATCTTCCGGAGCGGTATCAGTTCCATTGAAAAAGGTCAGTTTGAGGCCGGCCGCAGCCTGGGCTTTAATTACGCCCAGACCATGTGGTTCATCGTTATGCCCCAGGCCTTTAAAAACGTGGTGCCTACTCTTGCGAATGAATTTATCGTCCTTTTAAAGGAGACTTCTGTAGCAGGATACATAGGGCTGCAGGATTTGACCAAGGGCGGCGATATCATTAAGAGCCGTACGTATTCTGCGTTTATGCCCCTTATTGCAGTGGCCGTTATTTATCTGGTTATGGTTATGGTATTTTCATATCTCGTAAAATTACTGGAGAGGAGGCTGCACAGAAGTGAGCATTAA
- a CDS encoding 4-hydroxyphenylacetate 3-hydroxylase family protein, with product MALMTGEEYVESMRKMKLNVYMFGEKIDNVVDNPVLRPSLNSVKATYDLAQMPEYEDLMTVTLEDGRKINRFANIHRNTDDLIKKVKMQRLCGQKTASCFQRCVGMDAFNAVWSTTYEIDKKYSTHYHENFKSYLRMVQDRDFTVDGAMTDPKGDRSLAPHAQPDLDLYLRVVEQREDGIVVRGAKAHQTGIINSQEVIVMPTVAMGPEDKDFAVSFAVPTDAEGITMIIGRQSCDTRKLEGSSMDVGNSEFGGVEALVVFDDVFVPNDRIFLNGEHEFAGMLVERFAGYHRQSYGGCKVGVGDVLIGAAALAADYNGVPKASHIKDKLIEMVHLNETLYCCGIACSAEGTPTESGNYLIDLLLANVCKQNVTRYPYEIARLAEDIAGGFMVTAPSEKDLRSPVVGPMVEKYLKGTAGVSTENRLKILRLIENLTLGTAAVGYRTESMHGAGSPQAQRIMISRQGNIGKKKELAKEIAKIRD from the coding sequence ATGGCATTGATGACAGGGGAAGAATATGTGGAAAGCATGCGCAAAATGAAACTGAACGTTTATATGTTCGGGGAGAAAATTGACAATGTGGTTGACAACCCGGTTTTGCGTCCATCCCTTAATTCGGTAAAAGCGACCTATGATCTGGCACAGATGCCGGAATACGAGGATCTGATGACCGTGACCTTGGAGGATGGCCGCAAGATCAACCGTTTTGCCAACATACACAGGAATACGGATGATTTAATAAAAAAAGTAAAGATGCAGAGGCTCTGCGGCCAGAAGACAGCATCCTGTTTTCAGCGGTGTGTGGGAATGGACGCATTTAATGCAGTATGGTCCACCACCTATGAGATTGATAAGAAGTATTCCACCCATTACCATGAAAATTTCAAAAGTTACCTCCGCATGGTCCAGGACCGCGACTTTACGGTGGATGGTGCAATGACCGACCCAAAGGGTGACAGAAGTCTGGCTCCACATGCCCAGCCGGATTTAGATTTATATCTTCGGGTGGTGGAGCAGCGTGAGGATGGGATCGTAGTCAGAGGGGCAAAGGCCCATCAGACTGGTATCATCAATTCCCAGGAGGTAATTGTCATGCCTACCGTAGCCATGGGGCCGGAAGATAAGGATTTTGCCGTATCATTTGCTGTGCCCACGGACGCAGAAGGAATTACCATGATAATCGGCAGGCAGTCCTGCGATACCAGAAAGCTGGAAGGTTCTTCCATGGATGTAGGAAACAGTGAATTCGGAGGCGTGGAAGCCCTGGTTGTATTTGACGATGTATTTGTGCCCAATGACAGGATCTTCTTAAATGGGGAACATGAGTTTGCAGGCATGCTGGTGGAACGCTTTGCAGGCTACCACAGGCAGTCCTATGGCGGATGCAAAGTGGGAGTGGGAGATGTTTTAATCGGTGCCGCCGCACTGGCTGCAGATTATAACGGAGTGCCGAAAGCTTCCCATATTAAGGATAAACTCATCGAAATGGTTCACTTAAATGAGACCCTCTATTGCTGCGGAATTGCCTGTTCCGCGGAAGGCACGCCTACAGAATCCGGAAATTATCTGATCGACCTTTTGCTTGCCAACGTCTGTAAGCAGAATGTTACCAGGTATCCCTATGAGATTGCACGGCTGGCGGAGGATATTGCTGGGGGCTTTATGGTGACAGCACCTTCAGAAAAGGATTTAAGAAGCCCGGTCGTCGGCCCGATGGTGGAGAAATACTTAAAGGGAACGGCTGGAGTTTCTACGGAAAACCGCCTTAAGATTCTGCGCCTGATCGAGAATTTGACCCTTGGAACCGCAGCAGTGGGTTACCGGACAGAATCCATGCATGGAGCCGGTTCTCCCCAGGCCCAGAGGATCATGATTTCCCGCCAGGGTAACATTGGAAAGAAGAAAGAGCTTGCGAAAGAAATTGCAAAGATCCGGGATTAA
- a CDS encoding basic amino acid ABC transporter substrate-binding protein: MKKKVIAMVGVACMAALLTACAGSGTKTETTAAEQKEAAGKLVMVTNAEFPPYEYYDNNKIVGIDVDIAKAIADKMGVELDVQDMAFDSLIPAVQSGKADFTAAGMTVNEDRMKNVDFTDTYAEAAQVIIVKEGSEIKTPDDLTGKKIGVQTGTTGDIYADDIEEASVQRFNKGMEAVMALSQDKIDAVIIDREPAKVFVKENAGLAILDEAFTEEEYAIAIKKGNAELLDKMNSAIKELKESGELKKIVDKYITAE; encoded by the coding sequence ATGAAAAAGAAAGTAATTGCTATGGTGGGTGTTGCATGTATGGCAGCTTTATTAACTGCTTGTGCAGGTTCCGGAACAAAGACAGAGACAACTGCTGCAGAGCAGAAAGAAGCTGCAGGAAAACTGGTTATGGTAACCAATGCAGAATTTCCGCCCTATGAATATTATGACAATAATAAAATCGTTGGAATCGATGTGGATATCGCAAAGGCAATCGCTGATAAGATGGGCGTGGAGCTGGATGTACAGGATATGGCCTTTGATTCATTAATCCCGGCTGTTCAGTCCGGAAAGGCGGACTTTACTGCCGCAGGTATGACTGTTAACGAAGACAGAATGAAAAATGTTGACTTTACCGATACCTATGCAGAAGCAGCCCAGGTCATCATTGTAAAAGAAGGCAGTGAGATTAAAACACCGGATGATTTAACGGGTAAGAAGATCGGAGTACAGACCGGAACTACAGGTGATATTTATGCAGATGACATTGAGGAAGCAAGCGTACAGCGCTTTAATAAGGGAATGGAAGCAGTTATGGCCCTTTCCCAGGATAAAATTGATGCAGTTATCATTGACCGTGAGCCGGCTAAGGTATTTGTAAAGGAAAATGCAGGATTGGCGATCCTTGATGAAGCATTTACCGAAGAAGAATATGCAATCGCTATTAAAAAGGGCAATGCAGAGCTGTTAGACAAGATGAACAGTGCCATTAAGGAATTAAAGGAATCCGGTGAATTAAAGAAGATCGTAGATAAATATATCACCGCAGAATAA
- a CDS encoding 4-hydroxybutyrate dehydrogenase: MTELILKTQISYYDTCAEFAKEFKLGRGDLVLTNEYIYNPCFGTLGLEVQTIFQEEYGGGEPTDVMVDQILEAAERRECQRIIAIGGGTVIDIAKVLAVSSGDSLDSLYEDPASAIKRRKLVILPTTCGTGSEVTNISIINRTRLGTKMGLVSPAMYADDAVLVPELLHGLPFGVFAASSIDALVHAVESSLSPKATPYSKLFGYKAIEMIIKGYQKIAADGREALKPLMKDFLIASNYAGIAFGTAGCAAVHATSYPLGGSYHVAHGESNYAMFTGVLKNYMEIRRDGEIAVLNQCISGLLGCGEEEVYEKLDELLGTVLPKKSLHEYGVKPEELPVFAKSVMERQGRLMANNFVPLDEARVLKIYRELY; the protein is encoded by the coding sequence ATGACAGAATTAATATTAAAAACACAAATCTCTTACTACGATACCTGCGCCGAGTTTGCAAAGGAATTTAAACTCGGAAGAGGCGATCTGGTATTGACCAATGAATACATATATAATCCCTGTTTTGGAACCCTGGGGCTGGAAGTGCAGACGATTTTCCAGGAAGAATACGGCGGAGGAGAACCTACAGACGTTATGGTAGACCAGATCCTTGAGGCAGCGGAGAGAAGGGAGTGCCAAAGGATTATTGCCATAGGAGGCGGTACGGTGATCGATATAGCCAAAGTGCTGGCTGTCTCGTCAGGAGATTCCTTAGATTCCCTGTACGAGGATCCGGCTTCTGCGATAAAAAGAAGGAAGCTGGTGATTCTTCCGACTACCTGCGGAACGGGCAGCGAGGTGACTAATATTTCCATTATCAACAGGACCAGGCTGGGAACGAAAATGGGCCTTGTATCGCCCGCTATGTATGCGGATGATGCGGTACTGGTCCCGGAGCTTTTACACGGACTTCCCTTTGGTGTATTTGCAGCCAGTTCCATTGATGCCCTGGTTCACGCCGTGGAATCCAGTTTATCTCCTAAGGCCACGCCTTATTCAAAGCTGTTCGGATACAAAGCCATTGAAATGATCATTAAGGGGTATCAGAAAATAGCGGCTGACGGAAGAGAAGCGTTAAAACCTCTGATGAAAGATTTCCTGATCGCCAGTAATTATGCGGGAATTGCTTTTGGGACTGCCGGATGTGCGGCGGTTCATGCCACCAGTTATCCTCTGGGAGGGAGTTATCATGTGGCTCATGGGGAAAGCAATTATGCCATGTTTACCGGAGTGCTGAAAAACTATATGGAAATACGCAGGGACGGAGAAATCGCAGTCTTAAACCAGTGCATTTCCGGCCTTTTGGGTTGCGGGGAGGAAGAGGTCTATGAAAAGCTTGACGAACTGCTGGGAACGGTCCTTCCTAAGAAATCCCTGCATGAATACGGAGTAAAGCCGGAGGAACTTCCGGTATTTGCAAAGAGCGTTATGGAGCGTCAGGGGAGGCTTATGGCCAACAATTTTGTACCTCTGGACGAAGCGCGGGTTTTAAAAATTTATAGGGAATTATATTAA
- a CDS encoding HPr family phosphocarrier protein — protein sequence MRNLKHTFSTVEDLIAFVVRAERCSFDIDVIYNQLVIDGKSLMGVMLIGIGKQVEIVCHNAAASPEELVGHAA from the coding sequence ATGAGAAATCTGAAACATACATTTTCTACGGTGGAAGATCTGATTGCATTTGTAGTAAGAGCGGAAAGGTGCAGCTTTGATATTGATGTCATTTACAACCAGCTGGTTATTGACGGAAAATCGCTGATGGGAGTTATGCTCATCGGCATTGGTAAACAGGTTGAGATCGTTTGCCATAATGCAGCAGCTTCTCCTGAAGAATTAGTAGGCCATGCCGCCTAA
- a CDS encoding C-GCAxxG-C-C family protein → MPDTTSKRVEEALNKHAKGYNCAQAVSCAFCDKTSIDEETMFRVTEGMGLGMGGMEGTCGAISAAAVLSGLKNSSVHLDRPDSKRTSHEASKNCLSEFKEQNKSVICKDLKGVETGKVLRSCNDCIADAVRIIDHELFGEE, encoded by the coding sequence ATGCCAGACACAACATCAAAAAGAGTGGAAGAAGCTCTAAACAAGCATGCAAAGGGGTATAATTGCGCACAGGCTGTCTCCTGTGCCTTCTGTGATAAAACAAGCATTGACGAGGAAACCATGTTCCGCGTTACGGAAGGCATGGGCCTTGGTATGGGCGGTATGGAAGGTACCTGCGGGGCCATCAGCGCTGCTGCCGTACTTTCCGGACTAAAGAACAGTTCCGTCCACCTGGACCGGCCGGATTCCAAGAGGACCTCTCACGAAGCGTCCAAAAATTGCTTGTCCGAATTTAAGGAGCAAAACAAAAGCGTGATCTGCAAGGATTTAAAGGGCGTGGAAACCGGAAAGGTCCTCCGTTCCTGCAATGACTGCATCGCAGATGCCGTAAGAATCATAGACCATGAATTATTTGGAGAAGAATAA
- a CDS encoding N-acetylmuramoyl-L-alanine amidase family protein yields MTNQTKESYDELERRRRARIRRQKQKKQQKRRRIIYIVVRVIILSIALAGIAWGISLLFFKNYVDLKRVTMPDWVKEDFIEPNPYSRPGTEMKRADGIVVHYVANPGTTAKQNLNYFDSLKDQTGDKKISASSHFMIGLEGEILQGIPIYEVAYATSKEKNVDTVSIECCHPDETGKFNDETYDSLVKLTAWLCRNLGLTEKDVIRHYDATGKDCPRYFVAHEDAWKKFLSDVKAARKLPDEGER; encoded by the coding sequence ATGACAAATCAGACAAAAGAAAGCTATGACGAACTGGAACGCCGCCGCCGCGCCAGAATAAGGCGGCAGAAGCAAAAGAAGCAGCAAAAAAGAAGGCGGATCATCTACATAGTGGTCAGAGTAATCATTCTGTCCATAGCCCTGGCAGGGATTGCATGGGGGATCAGTCTGCTGTTTTTTAAAAATTATGTGGATCTAAAGAGGGTTACCATGCCTGACTGGGTGAAGGAGGACTTTATTGAGCCAAATCCTTATTCAAGACCTGGGACAGAGATGAAAAGAGCGGATGGAATTGTGGTTCATTATGTGGCCAATCCAGGTACTACGGCCAAACAGAACTTGAATTATTTTGACAGTCTGAAGGACCAGACAGGAGACAAGAAGATTTCGGCAAGCAGCCATTTCATGATTGGGCTGGAAGGAGAAATCCTTCAGGGAATTCCTATTTATGAGGTAGCTTATGCCACATCCAAGGAAAAAAATGTGGATACGGTATCCATTGAATGCTGCCATCCTGATGAGACAGGGAAATTTAATGATGAAACTTATGATTCCCTGGTAAAGCTGACGGCCTGGCTTTGCAGGAATCTGGGATTGACGGAAAAAGACGTGATAAGGCATTATGATGCCACAGGTAAGGACTGTCCAAGGTACTTTGTAGCTCATGAGGATGCGTGGAAGAAGTTCCTTTCAGATGTGAAAGCGGCCCGAAAGCTGCCGGATGAAGGGGAAAGATAA
- a CDS encoding acetyl-CoA hydrolase/transferase family protein, translating to MNWKELYSSKLKTMEEAVKIIKSGDRVVISHAVGEPVKLVDAMVDYVVKMDLRDIEINQQIDMGHSLYARPGMEKHFRQNSFFLGANTRDCVNSGRGDFTPCFFYQIPDLFRSFLKPDVLLATFSLPDEHGYCSFGVACDYTKPAAEIEGVKVIGVLNPTMPRTHGDCFIHIRDIDVIVEDDTPVTELLIPESGDVELAIGEHIASLIKDGDCLQLGIGGIPDAVLKFLGGKKNLGIHSEMLSDGIVDLYEKGVVNCSAKNFNPDKMVVSFLMGTRRLYDFADNNPCIYMAPVDYVNNPGIIGRNDNMVSINSSLQVNLMGEACSEAMGLKQFSGIGGQVDFIRGAAFSKGGRSILAFSSTAKKGTISRIVPYLTYGATVTTCRNDVDYVVTEYGIARMKGHTLRDRARQLIRIAAPQFREELAREFEKRFAEKYLEV from the coding sequence GTGAATTGGAAAGAACTATATTCGTCAAAGCTTAAGACGATGGAAGAGGCAGTAAAAATCATCAAGTCCGGCGACCGGGTGGTCATCAGCCATGCGGTGGGAGAGCCGGTGAAACTGGTGGATGCCATGGTGGACTATGTTGTAAAAATGGATTTGAGAGACATTGAGATCAACCAGCAGATCGATATGGGGCACTCTCTTTATGCCCGGCCGGGAATGGAAAAACATTTCAGGCAGAACAGCTTTTTTCTGGGGGCCAATACCAGAGACTGTGTCAACAGCGGCCGGGGAGATTTTACACCCTGTTTCTTTTACCAAATACCGGATTTGTTCCGTTCTTTCTTAAAGCCGGATGTGCTTTTAGCAACCTTCTCCCTGCCGGATGAGCACGGCTACTGCAGCTTTGGTGTGGCCTGTGATTATACCAAGCCGGCTGCGGAGATCGAGGGGGTAAAGGTGATCGGGGTACTAAATCCAACCATGCCAAGGACACACGGAGACTGCTTTATCCATATCAGGGACATTGACGTGATCGTGGAAGACGATACGCCGGTGACGGAGCTGTTAATCCCCGAGAGCGGTGACGTGGAGCTGGCCATTGGAGAGCATATTGCTTCTTTAATAAAGGATGGGGACTGCTTACAGCTTGGAATCGGGGGGATTCCTGATGCTGTTTTAAAATTCCTGGGAGGCAAGAAAAATCTGGGGATCCATTCGGAAATGCTTTCTGACGGCATTGTGGATTTATATGAGAAAGGCGTTGTTAATTGCAGTGCCAAGAATTTTAATCCGGATAAGATGGTGGTGTCCTTCCTTATGGGAACCAGGCGGTTGTATGATTTTGCAGATAACAATCCCTGCATTTACATGGCTCCGGTGGATTATGTCAATAACCCCGGGATCATTGGACGCAATGATAACATGGTATCCATCAATTCATCCCTGCAGGTGAATCTAATGGGAGAGGCCTGTTCTGAGGCTATGGGCCTAAAGCAGTTTTCCGGTATCGGCGGACAGGTGGACTTTATCCGCGGAGCCGCGTTCTCAAAAGGCGGGCGTTCCATCCTTGCATTTTCATCCACTGCCAAAAAGGGTACTATTTCCAGGATTGTCCCCTATTTGACTTATGGGGCGACTGTAACCACGTGCAGAAATGACGTGGACTATGTTGTGACGGAATATGGGATTGCCAGGATGAAAGGGCATACCCTAAGAGACAGGGCCCGTCAATTGATCCGGATCGCTGCTCCTCAGTTCCGGGAGGAGCTTGCGAGGGAATTTGAAAAACGTTTTGCTGAAAAATACCTGGAGGTGTAG
- a CDS encoding YwaF family protein yields the protein MKELLEKTAWPMNPPAPYSLFHIIFIAVGLASVVFLAYYTTRKINSSRLPRLLFFCGLLLAASECWKQLFLYYVVNEQTYNWWYFPFQLCSLPMYLCLILPLVPSKNIQRVLCTFMQDFNLLGGIMALAEPSGLFHPYWFLTLHGLIWHLLLIFIGLVIAFSRLSDTSILGFVRTLPLFFICCIIASIINRTAKPLGQADMFYISPYYPSAQIVFHEIALKYGISIGNAVYLFATCLGGFLFHVIFLKFHLFSAQTEA from the coding sequence ATGAAGGAACTCCTTGAAAAAACAGCATGGCCCATGAATCCACCGGCTCCTTATTCTCTGTTCCACATCATATTTATTGCCGTAGGGCTTGCATCTGTGGTTTTTCTGGCTTATTACACCACCAGAAAAATAAACAGCTCCAGACTTCCGCGGCTGCTTTTTTTCTGCGGCCTTCTTCTGGCTGCCTCCGAATGCTGGAAACAGCTTTTTTTATATTATGTGGTAAATGAACAGACCTACAACTGGTGGTATTTTCCATTTCAGCTTTGCAGCCTTCCCATGTATCTCTGCCTCATTCTTCCGCTGGTCCCATCTAAGAACATTCAAAGAGTGCTATGCACCTTTATGCAGGATTTCAACCTTTTAGGAGGCATCATGGCATTGGCAGAACCATCCGGGCTTTTTCATCCTTACTGGTTCTTAACCCTTCACGGTTTGATCTGGCACCTGCTTTTGATTTTTATAGGGCTGGTCATCGCATTTTCCCGTCTTTCCGATACTTCGATTTTGGGATTCGTGCGGACACTCCCCCTGTTTTTCATCTGCTGCATCATAGCTTCTATTATCAATCGGACGGCAAAGCCTTTGGGTCAGGCAGATATGTTCTACATTTCCCCCTATTACCCGTCGGCTCAGATCGTTTTTCATGAAATTGCGTTAAAATACGGCATATCCATAGGGAATGCTGTTTATCTGTTTGCCACCTGCCTGGGCGGCTTTCTGTTTCACGTAATATTTTTAAAATTTCACTTGTTTTCTGCCCAGACCGAAGCGTAA
- a CDS encoding amino acid ABC transporter ATP-binding protein — protein MENPLIQVQNLGKKFGDVEVLKDISVDIYKGDVVCVIGPSGSGKSTFLRCLNRLEEPTGGHILFEGVDIVDKKTDIDKHRQKMGMVFQQFNLFPHMTILKNLTLAPMKLQGRSRKEAEEQALGLLHKVGLADRADSYPNQLSGGQKQRIAIVRALCMNPDVMLFDEPTSALDPEMVGEVLNVMRELADEKMTMVVVTHEMGFAREVATRVMFMDGGYFLEENEPNEFFANPQNERLKLFLSKVL, from the coding sequence ATGGAAAATCCCCTGATTCAGGTACAGAATCTGGGGAAAAAGTTTGGTGACGTAGAAGTGCTTAAGGACATTTCCGTTGATATTTATAAAGGCGATGTGGTATGCGTGATCGGGCCTTCGGGTTCAGGAAAGAGTACATTTCTCCGCTGTTTAAACCGTCTGGAGGAACCTACCGGAGGACATATCCTGTTTGAAGGCGTGGACATTGTAGATAAGAAAACCGACATTGATAAGCACCGTCAGAAGATGGGAATGGTGTTCCAGCAATTTAATCTGTTTCCCCATATGACGATTCTCAAGAATTTGACTCTTGCTCCCATGAAACTTCAGGGACGCAGCAGGAAGGAAGCGGAAGAGCAGGCATTAGGACTGCTTCATAAGGTGGGCCTTGCAGACCGGGCAGATTCCTATCCCAATCAGTTATCCGGCGGGCAGAAACAGCGTATTGCCATTGTTCGGGCCCTGTGCATGAATCCGGATGTCATGCTGTTTGACGAACCAACCTCCGCTCTTGATCCTGAGATGGTAGGCGAGGTGTTAAATGTAATGCGGGAGTTGGCTGACGAGAAGATGACCATGGTCGTGGTTACTCACGAAATGGGGTTTGCCAGAGAAGTGGCGACCCGGGTCATGTTCATGGACGGCGGTTATTTCCTGGAAGAAAATGAACCAAATGAGTTCTTTGCCAATCCTCAAAATGAAAGATTGAAGCTTTTTTTGAGTAAGGTGCTTTAA
- a CDS encoding aldehyde dehydrogenase family protein: protein MGSYVQTLVERSRKAQEILATYDQAKTDEIVKMFAKVVFDHAEPLAKLAVEESRMGVYEDKILKNKGKSRIIWNAMKGRKSVGIIGRDEEAGIIEMAKPMGIIAAATPCTNPVVTPMCNAMFAIKCQNTIIIAPHPRGRKCAAAVADLYYKELDRMGVPRDIFLVMEEPSVELTTELMAACDAVIATGGMAMVKSAYSSGKPSYGVGPGNVQGLIDEGINYKEAAGRMIASRIFDNGIICSGTQSIIAPEKDYEKIMKEFEDQGAYVIDDPNVTSKLAEVVFPGGTISKYVVGQSVQAIAGMAGISIPEDRKVIVVKPETYGAGIVWSKEKMCPIMAAYSYKTWEEAVEIAYQNLLVEGEGHSADIQSDNRGHIEYAGVKLPVSRVMVNQTSSSMAGGAFANSLNPTTTLGCGSWGNNAISENLFFTHLMNKSRIVLVKKNWKQPSDEEIFL, encoded by the coding sequence ATGGGTTCGTATGTTCAAACATTGGTGGAGCGGTCCAGAAAAGCGCAGGAGATACTGGCCACCTATGACCAGGCTAAAACAGATGAGATTGTAAAGATGTTCGCAAAGGTGGTTTTCGACCATGCAGAGCCATTGGCAAAGCTGGCTGTGGAGGAAAGCCGCATGGGAGTTTATGAAGACAAGATTTTGAAAAACAAAGGAAAGTCCAGAATTATCTGGAATGCGATGAAAGGCAGGAAATCGGTTGGGATCATCGGAAGGGACGAGGAGGCAGGAATTATTGAGATGGCAAAGCCGATGGGCATCATTGCGGCAGCAACTCCCTGTACAAATCCGGTGGTTACACCCATGTGCAATGCCATGTTCGCTATCAAATGTCAAAATACCATTATCATCGCTCCTCACCCCAGAGGCAGGAAATGCGCGGCTGCAGTAGCAGATCTGTATTATAAGGAATTAGACCGGATGGGAGTGCCAAGGGATATCTTTCTTGTTATGGAGGAACCCAGTGTAGAACTGACCACAGAACTTATGGCAGCCTGTGACGCAGTGATTGCAACCGGTGGTATGGCTATGGTGAAATCCGCATATTCCAGCGGAAAGCCCAGCTATGGCGTTGGCCCTGGCAATGTGCAGGGATTGATTGACGAAGGAATCAATTACAAAGAGGCGGCAGGCCGTATGATTGCCAGCCGTATCTTTGACAATGGCATCATCTGTTCCGGTACCCAGAGCATTATCGCCCCGGAGAAGGATTATGAAAAGATCATGAAGGAATTCGAGGATCAGGGAGCATATGTGATCGATGATCCAAACGTGACTTCTAAGCTGGCGGAAGTGGTGTTCCCGGGTGGAACCATCAGTAAGTATGTAGTGGGCCAGTCCGTGCAGGCCATAGCTGGAATGGCAGGGATTTCTATTCCTGAGGACAGGAAGGTAATTGTTGTCAAACCGGAAACATATGGAGCGGGGATTGTGTGGAGCAAAGAGAAAATGTGTCCCATAATGGCTGCTTACAGCTACAAAACCTGGGAGGAAGCCGTTGAGATTGCTTACCAAAACCTGTTGGTGGAAGGGGAAGGCCATTCTGCAGATATTCAGTCGGACAATCGAGGGCACATCGAATATGCAGGGGTAAAGCTTCCAGTAAGCCGGGTAATGGTCAACCAGACCAGTTCCAGCATGGCAGGCGGGGCGTTTGCTAATTCGTTAAATCCCACCACGACTCTGGGCTGCGGAAGCTGGGGCAATAACGCCATCAGTGAAAACCTGTTTTTTACCCATCTGATGAATAAGAGCAGGATCGTTCTGGTTAAGAAGAACTGGAAGCAGCCGTCGGATGAAGAGATCTTTTTATAG